The Lujinxingia vulgaris sequence GAATAGGATCGTCGCCATCATATAGAACGGCATTTTCCATGAACGCGTCAGCACGAACAAGAGCACGAGGATCAATAAGGTCTCGAGTGCGACGATTTTGTAGATGTCGCTGTTGTTGACGGCGCGTTCATCGACGAGCTTCGGCGTGATGCCGCCGAAATGCGCTTCGCCGTCAATGCCGGCAGCTTCGAGCACGTCGCCGCTTTCATTCCGCAAGTCTTCCACGAAATCGAGCGCTTCCGTCGAATACGGATTGAGCGACAGCGCGATGCTGTACT is a genomic window containing:
- a CDS encoding MMPL family transporter, which gives rise to EFEFDTVKSFPDDMPSRVGYEIVEEKFDKGEIAPSTLLVESDEPITEEAAAKLAEELTAYDEIASARPSGQTENGEAVKYSIALSLNPYSTEALDFVEDLRNESGDVLEAAGIDGEAHFGGITPKLVDERAVNNSDIYKIVALETLLILVLLFVLTRSWKMPFYMMATILF